One Silene latifolia isolate original U9 population chromosome 4, ASM4854445v1, whole genome shotgun sequence DNA segment encodes these proteins:
- the LOC141652591 gene encoding elongation factor Tu, chloroplastic, which produces MASFSTSRLSSTTTTPTYHTPQFHISQNTLPFLSFHPTPPSTLTLTSSFTPSFSTTNTTTPPHSTSTRRRTSFTVRAARGKFERKKPHVNIGTIGHVDHGKTTLTAALTMALASMGNSAPKKYDEIDAAPEERARGITINTATVEYETENRHYAHVDCPGHADYVKNMITGAAQMDGAILVCSGADGPMPQTKEHILLAKQVGVPTMCVFLNKQDQVDDEELLQLVELEVRELLSAYDFPGDDIPIISGSALLALEELMKNPAIKRGDNVWVDKIYQLMDAVDEYIPIPQRQTELPFLLAVEDVFSITGRGTVATGRVERGTVRTGETVDIVGMRETRNVTVTGVEMFQKILDEALAGDNVGLLLRGVQKMDIQRGMVLAKPGSITPHTKYEAIVYVLKKEEGGRHSPFFAGYRPQFYMRTTDVTGKVTKIMNDKDEESKMVMPGDRVKMEVELIAPVACEQGMRFAIREGGKTVGAGVIQKIIE; this is translated from the coding sequence atggcttCCTTCTCTACTTCAAGACtatcctcaacaacaacaacaccaacataCCACACACCACAATTTCAtatttcccaaaatacccttcCTTTCCTCTCTTTCCACCCAACCCCACCATCAACCCTAACCCTAACTTCCTCCTTCACCCCATCCTTctccaccaccaacaccaccacaccCCCTCACTCAACCTCCACGCGCCGCCGCACTTCCTTCACCGTACGCGCCGCACGTGGCAAATTCGAGCGTAAAAAACCTCATGTCAACATCGGCACAATCGGCCACGTCGACCACGGTAAAACCACTCTCACCGCCGCCTTAACCATGGCTCTCGCTTCCATGGGTAACTCCGCTCCTAAAAAATACGACGAAATCGACGCCGCCCCTGAAGAACGCGCTCGTGGTATCACCATCAACACCGCCACCGTCGAATACGAAACCGAAAACCGTCACTACGCCCACGTTGACTGCCCCGGACACGCTGACTACGTCAAAAACATGATTACCGGCGCCGCCCAAATGGACGGCGCCATTCTCGTCTGCTCCGGCGCAGACGGCCCAATGCCGCAAACAAAAGAACACATTTTGTTAGCAAAACAAGTCGGCGTACCGACTATGTGCGTCTTCTTAAATAAACAAGACCAAGTCGACGACGAGGAGCTCCTCCAACTTGTTGAATTGGAAGTACGTGAGCTTTTAAGCGCTTACGATTTCCCCGGCGATGATATTCCGATCATCTCCGGGAGCGCATTGCTTGCGCTCGAAGAATTGATGAAAAACCCGGCAATTAAGCGAGGAGATAATGTTTGGGTTGATAAAATCTATCAATTAATGGATGCTGTTGATGAATACATCCCAATTCCGCAACGACAGACTGAATTGCCGTTTTTGTTAGCGGTTGAGGATGTTTTTTCGATTACCGGTAGAGGAACAGTCGCAACAGGGAGAGTAGAGAGAGGAACGGTTCGAACCGGTGAAACGGTCGACATAGTAGGAATGAGGGAGACAAGGAATGTGACAGTAACCGGAGTCGAAATGTTCCAGAAGATTCTAGACGAAGCGTTAGCTGGAGATAATGTTGGGTTGTTATTGAGAGGTGTGCAAAAGATGGATATTCAGAGAGGGATGGTGTTGGCGAAACCAGGGAGTATTACGCCTCATACAAAGTACGAGGCGATAGTTTATGTGTTGAAGAAGGAAGAAGGAGGAAGGCATTCGCCGTTTTTTGCAGGGTATAGGCCACAGTTTTATATGAGGACAACTGATGTTACTGGGAAAGTGACTAAGATTATGAATGATAAAGATGAAGAGTCGAAAATGGTTATGCCTGGTGATAGGGTGAAGATGGAGGTTGAGCTTATTGCTCCTGTTGCTTGTGAACAAGGGATGAGGTTTGCTATTAGGGAAGGTGGTAAGACTGTTGGTGCTGGTGTTATCCAAAAGATTATCGAGTAG